From Bacillus pumilus, one genomic window encodes:
- a CDS encoding immune inhibitor A domain-containing protein, with protein sequence MKKGKWTSIALTAVLSLGTLAAFSTPLSAHTTEKSTSSDGGHYSGIPFDASVVNEDRLIKALKKQGKIKKNANEAETQKALKKYLKKKEESAMKQSASTLTEEPEFLKEYKQEVHNKLANKKKLKKHKGKEGNHVKPVKREKYKGDVRNDKVLVLLVDFKDYKHNSIKKEETDMYYDKYNQQHYQDMLFGKNGYIGPDGKRKVSMKQYYEKQSGGSYTISGTVAGWYTAKHEAAYYGGNVPDESGSDGKPRELVKEALEAAAKDPNIDLGEYDQWDRYDMDGDGVYNEPDGIIDHLMVVHAGVGEEAGGGQLGSNAIWSHRWSLGDVFEIPNTESEVGQGGKLGALDYTIEPEDGAAGVFTHEFGHDLGLPDEYDTQYTGGGEPVSYWSIMSSGSWAGKVPGTEPTGFSPYAKEMLQNLHGGNWLTGQTIDGKTLKKSKTVLIDEAATKGTNHDAVRVDLPDKEIVVTKPAQGQYSYFSGTGDNLNATMTTTGIDLSKGSKAELTFKAWYDIEEDYDYAYVEVREKGTDQWKTISGNITNDRNEAGANEGNGIDGKSDGWVDAAFDLSAYAGKKIDLQFRYTTDAGYSLPGLFVDDLNITADGTKVWSDDAEGTSKFTFNGFSKSNGKQYAPQYYLLEWRSYADVDKGLKHIKRGASLMSYNNGLVVWYVDQSYSDNWVGNHPGNGFLGVVDADQQVLKWSDGSIAATGFQVHDAAFSLNPSTKLNIDYTATTGLTLADRYIRPTRTFSDKKNYVNPNNPDAGRDVPTYGLSFKVVGQSKDRSVGKVLISKSN encoded by the coding sequence ATGAAAAAAGGGAAATGGACGAGCATTGCACTAACGGCTGTCCTCAGTTTAGGCACATTGGCAGCTTTCAGCACCCCTCTATCTGCCCACACCACAGAGAAATCAACATCCTCAGATGGCGGTCATTATTCAGGTATTCCATTTGACGCAAGTGTCGTGAATGAAGACCGTCTCATCAAAGCCTTGAAAAAACAAGGAAAGATCAAAAAGAATGCCAATGAGGCAGAAACCCAAAAAGCATTAAAGAAATATCTAAAGAAAAAAGAAGAATCTGCCATGAAACAAAGTGCAAGCACCTTAACAGAAGAGCCTGAATTTCTGAAAGAATACAAACAAGAGGTACATAACAAATTAGCCAACAAGAAAAAGTTAAAGAAGCATAAAGGAAAAGAAGGGAATCATGTAAAACCGGTCAAAAGGGAAAAGTATAAAGGCGATGTTCGCAATGATAAGGTATTGGTTTTATTAGTAGATTTTAAAGATTATAAGCATAATAGTATTAAAAAAGAAGAGACTGATATGTACTATGACAAGTACAATCAACAGCACTATCAAGATATGCTTTTCGGAAAAAATGGCTACATCGGTCCAGATGGTAAACGCAAAGTATCCATGAAGCAATATTATGAAAAGCAGTCCGGCGGTAGTTACACAATCAGTGGAACAGTTGCAGGATGGTATACAGCTAAGCATGAAGCAGCCTATTACGGTGGAAACGTACCAGACGAATCAGGCAGTGACGGCAAACCGCGTGAATTGGTGAAAGAAGCACTCGAAGCAGCAGCAAAAGACCCGAACATTGATCTCGGTGAATATGATCAATGGGACCGCTATGATATGGATGGAGACGGCGTTTATAACGAACCAGACGGCATCATTGACCATCTGATGGTCGTTCATGCTGGCGTAGGTGAAGAAGCTGGCGGCGGACAACTTGGCTCTAATGCGATTTGGTCGCACCGCTGGTCACTTGGTGATGTATTTGAAATTCCAAACACTGAATCTGAAGTCGGGCAAGGCGGAAAATTAGGTGCGTTAGATTACACTATCGAGCCTGAAGATGGCGCGGCAGGCGTGTTCACACATGAATTCGGACATGATCTTGGTCTTCCTGATGAGTACGATACACAGTACACAGGCGGAGGCGAGCCTGTTTCATACTGGTCGATCATGTCAAGCGGAAGCTGGGCAGGTAAAGTCCCTGGAACGGAACCAACAGGCTTTAGTCCATATGCGAAAGAAATGCTTCAAAACTTGCATGGCGGTAACTGGCTTACTGGACAAACCATTGATGGTAAAACATTAAAGAAAAGCAAAACAGTGCTAATTGATGAAGCAGCAACAAAAGGAACGAACCATGATGCGGTTCGAGTGGATTTACCAGATAAAGAGATTGTGGTCACAAAACCTGCTCAAGGACAATATTCGTACTTCAGCGGAACAGGTGACAATTTGAATGCGACCATGACGACAACAGGTATCGATTTGTCGAAGGGGAGCAAAGCAGAGCTTACATTTAAAGCATGGTACGATATCGAAGAAGATTATGATTATGCGTATGTAGAAGTACGTGAAAAAGGAACTGATCAGTGGAAGACCATTTCTGGTAACATCACGAATGATCGAAATGAAGCAGGTGCGAACGAAGGCAATGGAATTGACGGAAAATCGGACGGATGGGTAGATGCAGCCTTTGATCTTTCTGCTTATGCAGGGAAGAAAATCGACCTGCAATTCCGCTATACAACCGATGCAGGCTATTCACTGCCAGGCTTATTTGTAGATGATTTAAACATCACAGCAGATGGGACGAAAGTGTGGTCAGATGATGCCGAGGGCACGTCTAAGTTCACCTTTAACGGATTCTCAAAATCTAATGGAAAACAATATGCACCCCAATATTATTTGCTAGAGTGGCGCTCTTATGCTGACGTTGATAAAGGCTTAAAGCATATCAAACGTGGGGCAAGCCTCATGAGCTATAATAACGGTTTGGTCGTGTGGTATGTCGACCAATCCTATAGTGATAACTGGGTAGGAAATCACCCAGGGAACGGTTTCCTTGGGGTAGTAGATGCAGATCAGCAAGTATTGAAATGGAGTGACGGCTCCATTGCTGCCACAGGCTTCCAAGTACATGATGCAGCATTTTCTTTGAATCCAAGTACGAAGCTGAATATTGATTATACAGCGACAACAGGCTTAACGTTGGCAGATCGCTATATTCGCCCGACTCGTACATTTAGTGATAAAAAGAATTATGTGAATCCAAATAACCCAGATGCAGGACGTGATGTACCAACATATGGTCTATCCTTTAAAGTCGTTGGACAAAGTAAGGATCGTTCTGTTGGAAAGGTATTAATTTCTAAAAGTAACTAA
- a CDS encoding type 1 glutamine amidotransferase domain-containing protein, with product MSKKVLLVSTSSSEMNGHPTGLWLEELAEPFHIFKENELDVQIVSIQGGTVPIDKNSIPEGVPAQYEDVYELLQDTKALTDVNPADYDGIFFAGGHGPMIDFASNQLVADAILAISDKNGAVGAVCHGVSAFVDVKDQNGKSFIEGKKITGFTNEEEEAVQLTSKVPFLLETKLREQGAAFEKGDAFAPFAVVDGQIITGQNPGSSAETARLFVKTIS from the coding sequence ATGAGTAAGAAAGTGTTATTAGTATCGACAAGCAGTTCGGAAATGAACGGACATCCAACAGGCTTATGGCTAGAAGAATTGGCAGAGCCATTTCATATTTTTAAAGAAAATGAACTAGATGTCCAAATTGTCTCTATTCAAGGAGGCACTGTGCCTATTGATAAAAATTCCATTCCAGAAGGTGTTCCAGCGCAATATGAAGATGTATATGAATTACTTCAAGACACAAAGGCGCTTACAGATGTGAACCCAGCCGATTATGATGGCATCTTCTTTGCGGGAGGACACGGCCCAATGATCGACTTTGCATCTAATCAACTGGTAGCCGATGCAATCTTAGCCATTTCAGACAAAAATGGTGCAGTCGGAGCTGTTTGTCACGGCGTTTCAGCATTCGTTGATGTGAAGGATCAAAATGGCAAATCTTTTATCGAAGGCAAAAAAATCACAGGCTTCACAAACGAAGAAGAGGAAGCTGTTCAGCTGACATCAAAGGTTCCATTTTTATTGGAAACAAAACTTCGTGAGCAAGGGGCAGCGTTTGAAAAAGGAGATGCCTTTGCACCATTCGCTGTAGTTGACGGGCAAATCATTACTGGACAAAACCCAGGTTCCAGCGCAGAAACAGCACGCCTGTTTGTTAAAACCATTTCATAA
- a CDS encoding ABC transporter ATP-binding protein, protein MDSFLACNNLTVRFYEQPQPVLHQISLSIQKGEKVLILGPSGSGKSTLISVLAGIIPEHMEADMQGEVILQRHTGVMFQDPDSQFCMHRVNEEIAFSLENRSVPREEMDDIIQQLMQKVQLDVDPNTDIHTLSGGMKQRLALACLLALEPDVLFFDEPTAQLDPAGRMEVFQLLQQLAGEQRQTMIFVEHVLDGVIEWMDRVILLDDQGSILAEGPPKDVLATYEEEMKEAGIWRPKLFPEKWSAIIQDPFHPMSQTLMQTFETRKEQRKKVPSTERETIIRTEDLQLSYGKKRIMSDLQLDIKAGDWVAIIGENGSGKSTCLKHLVRLEPTKKGSIFLKETPLKKWSDRRLYEKAGFVFQNPELQFIQDTVFDEIAFGGRQRNWPESVVQEKTVQLLEEFGLEKHAKAHPFTLSLGQKRRLSVATMLLFDQDVLLLDEPTFGQDERTAKELMRRLKERQCQGTTILMVTHDMDLVDKCADQVLLFHQGKHVYDGTPYDLFSNQELVDAYQLRAPLHYRYVAERKDVLTIAK, encoded by the coding sequence ATGGATTCATTTCTCGCGTGCAATAATCTCACTGTCCGTTTTTATGAACAGCCTCAGCCTGTTTTGCATCAAATCTCTCTTTCCATTCAAAAAGGAGAAAAGGTGCTTATTTTAGGACCAAGCGGAAGCGGTAAATCCACACTCATTTCAGTTCTGGCTGGGATTATTCCAGAACATATGGAAGCTGACATGCAGGGCGAAGTGATATTGCAAAGACATACAGGCGTCATGTTTCAAGATCCTGATTCCCAGTTTTGTATGCACCGCGTCAATGAAGAAATTGCCTTTAGCTTAGAGAACCGTTCCGTCCCTCGTGAAGAGATGGATGACATCATTCAGCAGCTCATGCAAAAAGTCCAACTCGATGTCGATCCGAATACAGACATTCATACATTATCTGGCGGCATGAAGCAGCGATTGGCACTTGCTTGTTTACTAGCGTTAGAGCCAGATGTGCTGTTCTTTGATGAACCGACCGCACAGCTTGACCCAGCAGGCAGAATGGAGGTTTTCCAGCTGCTACAGCAGCTTGCAGGTGAGCAGCGACAAACCATGATTTTTGTAGAGCATGTGCTAGATGGTGTCATCGAATGGATGGACCGGGTGATTTTATTAGACGATCAAGGCAGCATTTTAGCAGAGGGGCCTCCAAAAGATGTGCTCGCGACATATGAAGAAGAAATGAAAGAGGCAGGGATTTGGCGGCCTAAATTATTTCCCGAGAAATGGTCCGCAATTATTCAAGACCCATTTCATCCAATGAGTCAAACGCTTATGCAAACCTTTGAAACAAGAAAAGAGCAGCGTAAAAAAGTGCCGTCGACTGAGCGAGAGACCATCATTCGCACAGAAGATCTTCAATTAAGCTACGGGAAAAAAAGGATTATGAGTGACCTTCAGCTGGATATCAAAGCAGGGGATTGGGTGGCGATAATTGGGGAAAATGGAAGCGGGAAAAGCACATGTCTCAAACATTTAGTCCGTTTAGAGCCAACGAAAAAAGGCAGCATTTTCTTAAAAGAGACACCCCTCAAAAAGTGGTCTGACCGACGACTATATGAAAAAGCAGGCTTTGTGTTTCAAAATCCGGAGCTTCAATTCATACAAGATACAGTGTTCGATGAAATCGCATTTGGTGGAAGACAGCGAAATTGGCCAGAATCCGTTGTGCAAGAAAAAACAGTTCAGCTATTGGAAGAGTTCGGTTTAGAGAAGCATGCAAAAGCGCATCCTTTCACCTTAAGCTTAGGTCAAAAAAGAAGATTGAGTGTGGCCACAATGCTCCTTTTTGATCAGGATGTACTATTGTTAGACGAACCGACTTTCGGGCAGGATGAAAGAACGGCGAAGGAATTAATGAGGCGTTTGAAAGAGCGTCAATGCCAAGGCACCACCATTTTGATGGTCACACATGATATGGACCTCGTCGATAAGTGTGCCGATCAAGTGCTTCTTTTTCACCAAGGAAAGCATGTGTATGATGGCACGCCTTATGATTTATTTTCAAATCAGGAACTTGTCGATGCTTATCAGCTGAGAGCCCCTTTGCATTATCGCTATGTGGCTGAAAGAAAGGACGTGCTGACGATTGCAAAGTAA
- a CDS encoding ECF transporter S component, whose amino-acid sequence MTWKMKEVVLAVILSVACGVIYLGWSTLYLPITALVGPAGGNIMFGIWVIASPIVAYIIQKPGAALIAETAAAAVELLTGSHFGLSALLIGVCQGLGAEIAFALFGYKRYRMWTLMLSGAFAAVGAMAYSLVANGFGYYTPQVLLITLMTQIISGMILGGCLAKVVVDALSKTGVLNQYAIMKEKRNKGEQHGFISRVQ is encoded by the coding sequence ATGACATGGAAGATGAAAGAAGTCGTCCTTGCTGTCATTTTATCCGTTGCGTGCGGTGTCATCTATTTAGGATGGTCCACACTTTACTTACCAATTACAGCATTAGTTGGCCCAGCAGGAGGCAACATCATGTTTGGCATTTGGGTGATTGCCAGTCCAATCGTCGCGTATATCATCCAAAAGCCGGGAGCTGCCCTGATTGCAGAAACAGCCGCTGCCGCTGTGGAATTACTGACAGGCAGCCACTTTGGTCTTTCAGCCCTGCTGATTGGTGTATGCCAAGGGCTTGGGGCAGAAATCGCCTTTGCTCTTTTTGGTTATAAACGTTATCGCATGTGGACACTAATGCTGTCAGGTGCCTTTGCAGCTGTTGGAGCAATGGCATATAGCCTCGTTGCAAATGGCTTTGGTTATTACACGCCTCAAGTTTTACTTATCACACTGATGACTCAAATCATCAGCGGGATGATACTGGGCGGATGCTTAGCGAAAGTTGTGGTGGACGCATTATCCAAAACCGGTGTACTGAATCAATATGCCATCATGAAAGAAAAACGAAACAAAGGTGAACAGCATGGATTCATTTCTCGCGTGCAATAA
- a CDS encoding nitroreductase family protein, which produces MAATLKTNDFMEIMKGRRSIRNYDPAVKISKEEMAEILEEATTAPSSVNAQPWRFMVIDSPEGKEKLAPLAKFNQTQVSTSAAVIAVFADMKSNEYLDEIYSKAVEHGYMPQEVKERQIAALTAHFEVLPEQVNRETILIDGGIVSMQLMLAARAHGYDTNPIGGFDKEVIAETFGWDKERYVPVMLLSIGKAADEGYASYRLPIERITEWK; this is translated from the coding sequence ATGGCTGCAACATTAAAAACAAACGATTTTATGGAAATTATGAAAGGGCGCCGCTCCATTCGTAACTATGACCCAGCTGTGAAAATCAGCAAAGAAGAAATGGCAGAGATTTTAGAAGAAGCAACAACGGCACCATCATCAGTGAATGCACAGCCTTGGCGCTTTATGGTCATTGACAGCCCAGAAGGAAAAGAAAAGCTTGCACCACTTGCAAAATTTAACCAAACACAAGTGTCAACATCAGCAGCTGTCATTGCAGTATTTGCAGATATGAAAAGCAATGAATACTTAGATGAAATTTATTCAAAAGCAGTAGAGCATGGCTACATGCCGCAAGAAGTGAAAGAAAGACAAATTGCTGCACTAACTGCACACTTTGAGGTTCTTCCAGAGCAAGTCAATCGCGAAACAATCTTAATTGACGGTGGAATTGTGTCTATGCAGCTTATGCTTGCAGCACGTGCACACGGCTATGATACAAATCCAATCGGCGGATTTGATAAAGAAGTCATCGCTGAAACATTTGGCTGGGATAAAGAACGTTATGTACCAGTGATGCTGTTATCAATTGGGAAAGCTGCTGACGAAGGTTATGCATCTTACCGCTTACCGATTGAACGCATTACAGAGTGGAAATAA
- a CDS encoding DUF1304 domain-containing protein: protein MNILAMILVGIVALEHIVIMLLEMFFMESKMAKRSFKLPEHLQKDPNVKVMFANQGLYNGFLAAGLIWGLILGSNTVGYMIQLFFILCVIIAAVFGGVTSNKSIIIKQGVPALLALIALILAI, encoded by the coding sequence TTGAATATTTTAGCAATGATATTAGTAGGAATTGTCGCATTAGAACACATTGTCATTATGTTATTAGAAATGTTTTTTATGGAATCAAAGATGGCAAAGAGATCCTTTAAGCTGCCAGAACACTTGCAAAAGGATCCAAATGTAAAAGTGATGTTTGCCAATCAGGGGCTTTATAACGGGTTTTTAGCTGCAGGACTCATTTGGGGGCTCATTCTCGGATCGAATACTGTTGGATATATGATTCAGCTATTTTTCATTCTTTGTGTGATCATCGCTGCGGTATTTGGCGGTGTGACCTCTAATAAATCAATCATCATCAAGCAAGGAGTACCAGCGCTGCTTGCATTAATTGCGCTTATCCTGGCAATTTAA
- a CDS encoding ORF6C domain-containing protein: MSCVTAKQLKVIRGTMQTFCSHLEYDGHGKLHINTIMAFIKKEFGVRKMKDIPQSRFIEALELIQDFDLYTDKIEIRDRLSERNN, from the coding sequence ATGAGTTGTGTCACTGCTAAGCAATTAAAGGTGATTAGAGGGACGATGCAGACTTTTTGCAGCCATTTGGAGTATGATGGTCACGGTAAGCTTCATATCAATACCATCATGGCTTTTATTAAAAAGGAATTCGGTGTGAGAAAAATGAAAGACATTCCACAAAGCCGGTTTATTGAAGCGCTTGAATTAATACAAGACTTTGATTTATACACGGATAAAATAGAGATTCGTGATCGTCTATCAGAAAGGAATAACTAA
- the tenA gene encoding thiaminase II codes for MTFSAQLRKETEPLFEAIYQHPFVRGLAAGKLEKEQIIHYVKQDAEYLHAFIKIYAAALSRCTDKEDIAFFHQQIAFVLDSETHPHQNLCRVAGVSYDELQGASLAPSAHHYIHHMLQVAQEGTLGEIIAVLLPCPWTYWEIGKRMLSDVQPDPSHPFYEWITFYGGLTDSITVELCKRLDQLAEGASEKEKEKMKQHFILSCQLEYKFWEMAFTVEEWPVPLQVHSS; via the coding sequence ATGACATTTTCAGCGCAATTAAGAAAAGAAACAGAACCATTATTTGAAGCCATTTATCAGCATCCGTTTGTCAGAGGCCTGGCAGCAGGAAAGCTGGAAAAGGAACAGATCATTCATTACGTCAAACAAGATGCAGAATACTTACATGCATTTATTAAAATTTATGCAGCGGCTCTAAGCAGATGTACAGACAAAGAAGATATTGCCTTTTTCCATCAACAAATTGCGTTTGTACTAGATAGTGAGACGCACCCTCATCAAAATCTTTGCCGAGTGGCAGGTGTATCGTATGATGAGCTACAAGGTGCTTCATTGGCTCCGAGTGCTCATCACTATATTCATCACATGCTGCAAGTCGCCCAGGAAGGCACGCTTGGGGAAATCATTGCTGTCCTGCTTCCATGTCCTTGGACATATTGGGAAATTGGAAAACGAATGCTCTCAGACGTGCAGCCTGACCCGTCACATCCGTTTTATGAGTGGATCACGTTTTATGGAGGGTTAACCGACTCTATTACAGTGGAGCTTTGCAAGCGGCTCGATCAGCTGGCGGAAGGAGCAAGTGAGAAGGAAAAGGAAAAAATGAAACAGCACTTTATCTTAAGCTGTCAGCTTGAGTACAAGTTTTGGGAAATGGCGTTTACGGTGGAAGAGTGGCCAGTTCCATTGCAGGTGCATTCATCATGA
- a CDS encoding MarR family transcriptional regulator, with the protein MALTAFCSEKAEVLYRLQCVNRMMGVKFEACTGISQSRLELLSLLFQADEISQSDLQKKVNIDSAAVTRHLKQLETKGMVTRRRKPEDNRVTLVRLTEEGRTRIEASKKEKERFISEMLENVSDEERKLLTDVLMRIQQNIEKIQTT; encoded by the coding sequence ATGGCATTGACTGCATTTTGCTCTGAAAAAGCAGAGGTATTATACCGTTTGCAGTGCGTGAACCGTATGATGGGTGTGAAGTTCGAAGCATGCACGGGCATCAGCCAATCAAGACTAGAGTTGCTATCACTGTTATTCCAAGCCGACGAAATCAGCCAGTCAGATTTGCAGAAAAAAGTGAATATTGACAGTGCGGCTGTGACGCGTCACTTAAAACAGTTAGAAACAAAAGGAATGGTTACGCGCAGAAGAAAGCCAGAAGATAATCGAGTCACACTTGTTCGTCTGACAGAAGAAGGCAGAACGAGAATCGAAGCTTCTAAAAAAGAAAAAGAACGATTTATCTCAGAAATGCTTGAAAACGTAAGTGACGAAGAACGAAAGCTTCTCACTGATGTGCTCATGCGAATACAACAAAACATCGAAAAGATTCAAACAACCTAA
- a CDS encoding putative quinol monooxygenase, with product MIIIHAGMTIHPEKENVFLEEINALMKASQAEEGNVSYKLFKDTEKENTFLMVEVWKDDAAVQSHNASAHFQAFVAKAKEFLAAPLDVVAFQGQQLS from the coding sequence ATGATTATTATTCATGCAGGGATGACCATTCATCCAGAAAAAGAAAACGTATTTCTAGAAGAAATCAACGCATTAATGAAAGCTTCACAAGCGGAAGAAGGCAATGTATCCTACAAGCTGTTCAAGGATACAGAAAAGGAAAATACCTTTTTAATGGTAGAAGTGTGGAAAGATGACGCTGCGGTTCAGAGCCATAATGCAAGTGCACATTTCCAAGCTTTCGTAGCGAAGGCAAAAGAATTCTTAGCCGCTCCACTTGATGTTGTTGCATTTCAAGGCCAGCAGCTTTCATAG